In a single window of the Populus alba chromosome 16, ASM523922v2, whole genome shotgun sequence genome:
- the LOC118033274 gene encoding rhomboid-like protein 20 isoform X1 yields the protein MNGGPSGFNNAPVTKTFVIASAIFTIFLRIKGGPNKLGLSYQDIFWNPHLWKLILSVFAFSSTPEMMFGLYLLYYFRVFERQIGSNKYLVFILFSVIVSLLFEVFAVALLKGDFSANVLSAALQSCPTIKCVCLYADPSANLPTSGPYGLIFASFVPFYFDIPVSTRFHIFSNHFSDKSFIYLAGVQLLLSSWKRSILPGICGILAGSLYRLNLFGIRKAKFPELIASFFSWLSWPSTGSPRGATTRNVTGSALSHAGRHVERTYPAPMAPSTEPTEDAIATLVSMGFDRSSARQALVQARNDINTATNILLEAVSH from the exons ATGAACGGCGGCCCCTCCGGTTTCA ACAATGCGCCTGTTACGAAAACATTTGTTATTGCAAGTGCAATTTTTACCATTTTCTTGAGGATCAAAGGTGGCCCTAACAAGCTTGGACTATCGTATCAG GATATTTTCTGGAATCCCCATCTCTGGAAGTTAATTTTGTCAGTTTTCGCCTTTTCATCTACACCAGAAATGATGTTTGGACTCTACCTTCTATATTACTTTAGGGTCTTTGAGAGACAGATTGGTTCCAACAAGTACTTG GTCTTTATTTTGTTCTCTGTGATAGTTTCATTACTCTTTGAGGTCTTTGCTGTTGCACTCCTTAAAG GTGATTTTTCAGCAAACGTTCTTTCTGCTGCATTACAATCATGCCCAACAATTAAATGTGTCTGTTTATATGCAGATCCTTCAGCCAATCTTCCGACATCAGGACCTTATGGTCTTATATTTGCTTCATTTGTTCCCTTCTACTTTGACATTCCAGTATCAACTCGGTTTCACATCTTTAGCAACCACTTTTCTGATAAGTCTTTCATATATCTAGCTGGTGTTCAG CTTCTTTTATCATCCTGGAAAAGATCAATCTTGCCTGGGATATGTGGTATCCTTGCTGGTTCCTTGTATCGTCTAAATCTCTTTGGCATCCGCAAGGCAAAG TTCCCTGAGCTCATAGCTTCATTCTTCTCATGGCTTTCTTGGCCATCTACGGGCAGTCCACGAGGAGCAACTACGAGGAATGTAACAGGAAGTGCACTATCCCATGCTGGTCGTCATGTGGAG AGAACTTATCCTGCTCCCATGGCTCCTTCCACAGAGCCAACAGAGGATGCCATTGCTACTCTGGTTTCTATGGGCTTTGATAGGAGCTCAGCTAGACAGGCACTTGTGCAGGCTAGGAATGACATCAATACAGCTACGAACATTCTTCTTGAAGCAGTGTCCCACTAA
- the LOC118033272 gene encoding uncharacterized protein isoform X2, with protein sequence MDTGGIQSENAETRVTFRKLFNDVANRKYRRRHSPVNRSPSLDGSPKHDRSSSPVVPREDVSKASQRRKDEEKELNRDSGRSRYEKNGDSCRHSDGYSSRSSHGYSRNDDYSRRDRRVDDGERHYQVSSPSDRELKDGEHGRSRDYARNVEKYSCDRYDNSGHRRRDKERESSEHQKLKDKDFSPDIVGSGRKYTSPASEEKDRYRNRRDRDVRDERRDHHSSGDHKSDRSSYYEETRWHRNDSSGRDGGHRLREHYKNDPKELNSQKEKKKHDNRGNSRENNRHCKAPGQTSDDKSISGSENQESPAKKPKKISSNKDPVYNGDVNEKQPSSSLLSQEVDNKINERQTHANSSEAAKDFDAAKVAAMKAAELVNRNLVGGGFMSTEQKKKLLWGNKKSAAPEEAGRQWDTAMFGDRDRQEKFNKLLSLSLRWCLWPIIGFKGRCKGGAQTRQSRCGETKGTPDGSRETIYCRASTKRWPHCWIGSLSICLRSYQTLFSDILLQFCARITIPAKLYLIVVHALGHLTFCRNNGLPREVFHLLIQVLRKCSRLLQFLHGCSVVHYIATDKYHRLAKPLLKGSWH encoded by the exons ATGGATACCGGCGGCATTCAGTCGGAGAATGCTGAGACAAGAGTAACATTTCGTAAGCTTTTCAATGATGTGGCTAACAGGAAGTATCGACGACGCCATTCTCCTGTTAATAGATCTCCTTCTTTGGATG GAAGTCCGAAGCATGATCGTAGCTCTAGTCCGGTAGTTCCGAGGGAGGATGTTTCTAAAGCTTCACAGAGAAGGAAGGATGAAGAGAAAGAACTGAACCGGGATTCTGGGAGGAGTCGGTATGAGAAGAATGGAGATTCGTGTAGACATTCTGATGGATATTCTTCCAGGAGTTCTCATGGGTATTCTAGGAATGATGATTATAGTAGACGTGACAGGCGTGTGGATGATGGAGAAAGACATTATCAGGTGTCTTCCCCTTCTGATAGGGAGTTGAAGGATGGTGAGCATGGTAGGTCAAGGGATTATGCGCGAAATGTGGAGAAATATTCTTGTGACAGATATGATAATTCAGGGCATAGAAGGAGGGATAAAGAGAGAGAATCATCGGAGCATCAGAAGTTGAAAGATAAGGACTTTTCGCCTGATATAGTTGGATCTGGTAGGAAATATACAAGCCCAGCTTCTGAAGAGAAGGATAGGTATCGGAACAGGCGAGACAGAGATGTTCGTGATGAGAGAAGAGATCATCACAGTTCTGGAGATCATAAAAGTGATCGTTCTTCTTACTATGAGGAAACCCGATGGCATCGAAATGACTCTTCTGGAAGGGATGGTGGACATCGCCTTAGAGAACATTATAAGAATGACCCAAAGGAATTGAATAGtcagaaggaaaagaagaaacatgATAACCGGGGAAATAGCAGGGAAAACAATCGGCACTGTAAAGCACCAGGGCAGACAAGTGATGATAAATCTATTTCTGGGAGTGAAAATCAAGAATCTCCTgccaaaaagccaaaaaaaattagctCTAACAAGGACCCTGTTTACAATGGAGATG TTAATGAAAAGCAGCCTTCAAGTTCATTGCTGTCCCAGGAGGTTGATAACAAGATCAATGAAAGACAAACACATGCCAATAGTTCAGAGGCTGCTAAGGACTTCGATGCTGCAAAGGTTGCTGCTATGAAAGCTGCTGAATTAG TTAACAGGAACCTAGTTGGCGGGGGCTTTATGTCTACCGAGCAAAAGAAGAAGCTGCTTTGGGGGAATAAAAAGAGTGCTGCTCCGGAAGAG GCTGGTCGCCAGTGGGATACTGCTATGTTTGGCGATCGTGACAGACAAGAGAAATTCAACAAACTCTTG AGTCTGAGTCTGCGTTGGTGCCTATGGCCAATTATAGGGTTTAAAGGGAGATGTAAAGGTGGAGCACAAACCCGACAGTCAAGATGCGGAGAAACAAAAGGAACTCCAGATGGATCTAGAGAAACAATATACTGCCGGGCTTCGACGAAGAGATGGCCGCACTGTTGGATTGGGTCTTTGAGCATCTGTTTAAGATCTTACCAAACACTGTTTTCTGATATCTTGTTGCAATTCTGTGCAAGAATCACGATTCCTGCAAAACTATATTTGATCGTCGTGCATGCCCTTGGACATCTAACATTTTGTCGAAATAATGGTCTCCCAAGAGAGGTGTTTCATCTTTTGATCCAGGTTTTGCGGAAGTGTTCGCGTTTGTTGCAATTTTTGCATGGTTGTTCGGTTGTGCACTATATTGCAACTGACAAGTACCATAGGCTTGCCAAGCCACTCTTAAAGGGAAGTTGGCATtaa
- the LOC118033275 gene encoding uncharacterized protein, whose translation MPYLVRENLFIGNISDAAEVLQNGSSEITHILSVLSSVSISFFTEWRSGVVIPAKEIKKVCVGDGEDEWRSCLAANKVLYGLEYAGKDLKLVRMAVPIRDMESEDLLDYLDVCLDFIEKSRKEGAVLVHCFAGVSRSAAIITAYLMKTEHLSLEDALESLRRSCESVCPNDGFLEQLKMFEEMGFKVDHASTIYKRFRLKVLGEFYNRGEKIDSSKFGADPGVPTQISSEEEASSNEGKKAIPAYRCKKCRRVVALQQNVVDHVPGEGETSFAWSKQKSGNPFNKSDESECSSLFVEPLKWMTAVEEGALEGKLSCAHCEARLGYFNWSGIQCSCGSWITPAFQLHKSRVDVSTA comes from the exons atgccGTATCTTGTACGCGAGAatcttttcatcggaaacaTAAGCGACGCGGCTGAGGTTCTGCAAAACGGAAGTTCGGAAATAACGCATATTTTATCTGTCTTAAGTTCCGTGTCTATATCGTTCTTTACGGAATGGAGAAGCGGTGTGGTAATCCCGGCGAAGGAGATAAAGAAAGTGTGCGTGGGTGACGGTGAGGATGAGTGGAGGAGTTGTTTGGCGGCGAATAAGGTTTTGTATGGGTTAGAGTATGCAGGGAAGGATTTGAAACTGGTGAGAATGGCGGTGCCGATTAGGGATATGGAGAGTGAGGATTTGTTGGATTATTTGGATGTTTGTTTGGATTTTATTGAGAAGAGTAGAAAAGAAGGAGCTGTTTTGGTGCATTGTTTTGCTGGCGTTTCGAGAAG TGCAGCTATCATTACAGCGTACTTGATGAAAACTGAACATTTGTCTCTTGAAG ATGCTCTTGAATCCCTAAGGCGAAGCTGTGAGTCTGTTTGTCCCAATGATGGCTTTTTAGAACAG TTGAAAATGTTTGAGGAAATGGGGTTCAAGGTTGATCATGCTAGTACCATATACAAGCGGTTTCGCCTGAAAGTATTGG GTGAGTTCTACAACCGTGGAGAGAAGATAGACAGTTCTAAATTTGGGGCAGATCCTGGTGTACCTACACAAATTTCCTCTGAGGAAGAAGCATCTTCAAATGAAGGGAAAAAGGCTATTCCTGCATACCGCTGCAAGAAATGCCGTCGGGTAGTTGCGTTGCAGCAGAATGTTGTGGATCATGTTCCAGGAGAGGGTGAGACATCTTTTGCATGGAGCAAGCAGAAAAGTGGCAACCCCTTTAACAAGTCCGATGAGTCTGAGTGTTCATCTCTTTTTGTTGAGCCTCTGAAGTGGATGACAGCAG TTGAGGAAGGTGCATTGGAGGGAAAGTTGTCCTGCGCCCATTGCGAAGCTCGCTTGGGTTACTTCAATTGGTCAGGTATCCAATGCAGCTGTGGGAGCTGGATTACTCCAGCCTTTCAGCTACATAAAAGTCGAGTGGATGTTAGCACTGCCTAA
- the LOC118033274 gene encoding rhomboid-like protein 20 isoform X2: protein MNGGPSGFNNAPVTKTFVIASAIFTIFLRIKGGPNKLGLSYQDIFWNPHLWKLILSVFAFSSTPEMMFGLYLLYYFRVFERQIGSNKYLVFILFSVIVSLLFEVFAVALLKDPSANLPTSGPYGLIFASFVPFYFDIPVSTRFHIFSNHFSDKSFIYLAGVQLLLSSWKRSILPGICGILAGSLYRLNLFGIRKAKFPELIASFFSWLSWPSTGSPRGATTRNVTGSALSHAGRHVERTYPAPMAPSTEPTEDAIATLVSMGFDRSSARQALVQARNDINTATNILLEAVSH, encoded by the exons ATGAACGGCGGCCCCTCCGGTTTCA ACAATGCGCCTGTTACGAAAACATTTGTTATTGCAAGTGCAATTTTTACCATTTTCTTGAGGATCAAAGGTGGCCCTAACAAGCTTGGACTATCGTATCAG GATATTTTCTGGAATCCCCATCTCTGGAAGTTAATTTTGTCAGTTTTCGCCTTTTCATCTACACCAGAAATGATGTTTGGACTCTACCTTCTATATTACTTTAGGGTCTTTGAGAGACAGATTGGTTCCAACAAGTACTTG GTCTTTATTTTGTTCTCTGTGATAGTTTCATTACTCTTTGAGGTCTTTGCTGTTGCACTCCTTAAAG ATCCTTCAGCCAATCTTCCGACATCAGGACCTTATGGTCTTATATTTGCTTCATTTGTTCCCTTCTACTTTGACATTCCAGTATCAACTCGGTTTCACATCTTTAGCAACCACTTTTCTGATAAGTCTTTCATATATCTAGCTGGTGTTCAG CTTCTTTTATCATCCTGGAAAAGATCAATCTTGCCTGGGATATGTGGTATCCTTGCTGGTTCCTTGTATCGTCTAAATCTCTTTGGCATCCGCAAGGCAAAG TTCCCTGAGCTCATAGCTTCATTCTTCTCATGGCTTTCTTGGCCATCTACGGGCAGTCCACGAGGAGCAACTACGAGGAATGTAACAGGAAGTGCACTATCCCATGCTGGTCGTCATGTGGAG AGAACTTATCCTGCTCCCATGGCTCCTTCCACAGAGCCAACAGAGGATGCCATTGCTACTCTGGTTTCTATGGGCTTTGATAGGAGCTCAGCTAGACAGGCACTTGTGCAGGCTAGGAATGACATCAATACAGCTACGAACATTCTTCTTGAAGCAGTGTCCCACTAA
- the LOC118033272 gene encoding uncharacterized protein isoform X3 — translation MDTGGIQSENAETRVTFRKLFNDVANRKYRRRHSPVNRSPSLDGSPKHDRSSSPVVPREDVSKASQRRKDEEKELNRDSGRSRYEKNGDSCRHSDGYSSRSSHGYSRNDDYSRRDRRVDDGERHYQVSSPSDRELKDGEHGRSRDYARNVEKYSCDRYDNSGHRRRDKERESSEHQKLKDKDFSPDIVGSGRKYTSPASEEKDRYRNRRDRDVRDERRDHHSSGDHKSDRSSYYEETRWHRNDSSGRDGGHRLREHYKNDPKELNSQKEKKKHDNRGNSRENNRHCKAPGQTSDDKSISGSENQESPAKKPKKISSNKDPVYNGDVNEKQPSSSLLSQEVDNKINERQTHANSSEAAKDFDAAKVAAMKAAELVNRNLVGGGFMSTEQKKKLLWGNKKSAAPEEAGRQWDTAMFGDRDRQEKFNKLLGLKGDVKVEHKPDSQDAEKQKELQMDLEKQYTAGLRRRDGRTVGLGL, via the exons ATGGATACCGGCGGCATTCAGTCGGAGAATGCTGAGACAAGAGTAACATTTCGTAAGCTTTTCAATGATGTGGCTAACAGGAAGTATCGACGACGCCATTCTCCTGTTAATAGATCTCCTTCTTTGGATG GAAGTCCGAAGCATGATCGTAGCTCTAGTCCGGTAGTTCCGAGGGAGGATGTTTCTAAAGCTTCACAGAGAAGGAAGGATGAAGAGAAAGAACTGAACCGGGATTCTGGGAGGAGTCGGTATGAGAAGAATGGAGATTCGTGTAGACATTCTGATGGATATTCTTCCAGGAGTTCTCATGGGTATTCTAGGAATGATGATTATAGTAGACGTGACAGGCGTGTGGATGATGGAGAAAGACATTATCAGGTGTCTTCCCCTTCTGATAGGGAGTTGAAGGATGGTGAGCATGGTAGGTCAAGGGATTATGCGCGAAATGTGGAGAAATATTCTTGTGACAGATATGATAATTCAGGGCATAGAAGGAGGGATAAAGAGAGAGAATCATCGGAGCATCAGAAGTTGAAAGATAAGGACTTTTCGCCTGATATAGTTGGATCTGGTAGGAAATATACAAGCCCAGCTTCTGAAGAGAAGGATAGGTATCGGAACAGGCGAGACAGAGATGTTCGTGATGAGAGAAGAGATCATCACAGTTCTGGAGATCATAAAAGTGATCGTTCTTCTTACTATGAGGAAACCCGATGGCATCGAAATGACTCTTCTGGAAGGGATGGTGGACATCGCCTTAGAGAACATTATAAGAATGACCCAAAGGAATTGAATAGtcagaaggaaaagaagaaacatgATAACCGGGGAAATAGCAGGGAAAACAATCGGCACTGTAAAGCACCAGGGCAGACAAGTGATGATAAATCTATTTCTGGGAGTGAAAATCAAGAATCTCCTgccaaaaagccaaaaaaaattagctCTAACAAGGACCCTGTTTACAATGGAGATG TTAATGAAAAGCAGCCTTCAAGTTCATTGCTGTCCCAGGAGGTTGATAACAAGATCAATGAAAGACAAACACATGCCAATAGTTCAGAGGCTGCTAAGGACTTCGATGCTGCAAAGGTTGCTGCTATGAAAGCTGCTGAATTAG TTAACAGGAACCTAGTTGGCGGGGGCTTTATGTCTACCGAGCAAAAGAAGAAGCTGCTTTGGGGGAATAAAAAGAGTGCTGCTCCGGAAGAG GCTGGTCGCCAGTGGGATACTGCTATGTTTGGCGATCGTGACAGACAAGAGAAATTCAACAAACTCTTG GGTTTAAAGGGAGATGTAAAGGTGGAGCACAAACCCGACAGTCAAGATGCGGAGAAACAAAAGGAACTCCAGATGGATCTAGAGAAACAATATACTGCCGGGCTTCGACGAAGAGATGGCCGCACTGTTGGATTGGGTCTTTGA
- the LOC118033273 gene encoding F-box protein At2g26850, giving the protein MLFLLISCFSFIFFFKSFSFKPMKSEGKMMLLGPWFWEGFSRFLVSWFNKGRFAVSMFQVPLKMPPTKVNLCSKVQEVVEEEGEGPSLLDLPELALECILERLSPAELCSMAGVCNSLRDRCRSDHLWEKHLKHKWGRVICEAACKEWQCHIASRKRPSFLDQRNQKGFFGSLVSMWPFSWNKPQCESRNKPTTCLPVDSIMALYLSLESGKFWFPAQVFNRENGHVGFMLSCYDAQLSYDSKTDTFQARYSPFARRAIEESIHWDRLRAPPVETPAHVLHTSDCLNDLKPGDHIEIQWRRSKEFPYGWWYAVVGHQELCDGNENRCRCRYSDTVILEFSQYTPGSRWRRTIVNRKDHREVGNEADGFYGGIRKLYKEEEISKWKQLWPKQIFD; this is encoded by the exons ATGCTTTTCTTActgatttcttgtttttcttttattttctttttcaagtcaTTTTCTTTCAAGCCCATGAAGAGTGAGGGGAAGATGATGTTGTTGGGGCCTTGGTTTTGGGAGGGGTTTTCAAGGTTTCTTGTTTCATGGTTCAATAAAGGAAGGTTTGCTGTGAGTATGTTTCAAGTTCCTTTGAAAATGCCACCGACGAAGGTGAATCTTTGTTCAAAAGTTCAAGAGGTCGTGGAGGAGGAGGGGGAGGGCCCTTCTCTTCTGGATTTGCCTGAGTTGGCTTTGGAATGCATTCTGGAGAGGCTTTCACCAGCTGAGTTGTGTAGCATGGCTGGAGTTTGTAACTCTCTGAGGGATAGGTGTAGAAGTGATCATTTATGGGAGAAACATTTGAAGCACAAATGGGGCAGAGTGATCTGTGAGGCTGCTTGTAAGGAATGGCAATGTCATATAGCTTCAAGGAAGAGGCCAAGCTTTTTAGatcaaagaaatcaaaagggTTTCTTTGGATCTCTTGTGAGTATGTGGCCTTTTTCCTGGAATAAACCTCAGTGTGAAAGTAGAAACAAGCCCACAACTTGTTTACCAGTTGATTCAATCATGGCTTTATATCTCTCTCTTGAAAGTGGCAAGTTTTGGTTTCCAGCGCAGGTTTTTAATCGTGAG AATGGACATGTTGGATTTATGCTATCATGTTATGATGCACAACTTAGCTATGATTCCAAGACAGACACCTTTCAGGCAAG GTATTCTCCTTTTGCACGGCGAGCAATAGAAGAGAGCATACACTGGGATAGGCTCAGAGCACCACCAGTTGAAACTCCTGCACATGTTCTTCATACTTCTGATTGTTTGAATGACTTGAAACCTGGTGATCACATTGAGATCCAGTGGAGGAGAAGCAAAGAATTCCCTTATG GTTGGTGGTATGCTGTTGTGGGGCATCAGGAATTATGTGATGGGAACGAAAATCGCTGCCGTTGCCGATACAGTG ATACAGTGATACTGGAGTTCAGCCAATACACCCCTGGCTCTCGATGGAGACGGACGATAGTAAACAGGAAGGACCACAGGGAAGTAGGTAATGAAGCTGACGGTTTCTATGGAGGAATTAGAAAGCTTTACAAGGAGGAAGAGATATCAAAATGGAAACAGCTATGGCCAAAACAAATCTTCGATTAG
- the LOC118033272 gene encoding uncharacterized protein isoform X1, whose translation MDTGGIQSENAETRVTFRKLFNDVANRKYRRRHSPVNRSPSLDGSPKHDRSSSPVVPREDVSKASQRRKDEEKELNRDSGRSRYEKNGDSCRHSDGYSSRSSHGYSRNDDYSRRDRRVDDGERHYQVSSPSDRELKDGEHGRSRDYARNVEKYSCDRYDNSGHRRRDKERESSEHQKLKDKDFSPDIVGSGRKYTSPASEEKDRYRNRRDRDVRDERRDHHSSGDHKSDRSSYYEETRWHRNDSSGRDGGHRLREHYKNDPKELNSQKEKKKHDNRGNSRENNRHCKAPGQTSDDKSISGSENQESPAKKPKKISSNKDPVYNGDVNEKQPSSSLLSQEVDNKINERQTHANSSEAAKDFDAAKVAAMKAAELVNRNLVGGGFMSTEQKKKLLWGNKKSAAPEEAGRQWDTAMFGDRDRQEKFNKLLFQSLSLRWCLWPIIGFKGRCKGGAQTRQSRCGETKGTPDGSRETIYCRASTKRWPHCWIGSLSICLRSYQTLFSDILLQFCARITIPAKLYLIVVHALGHLTFCRNNGLPREVFHLLIQVLRKCSRLLQFLHGCSVVHYIATDKYHRLAKPLLKGSWH comes from the exons ATGGATACCGGCGGCATTCAGTCGGAGAATGCTGAGACAAGAGTAACATTTCGTAAGCTTTTCAATGATGTGGCTAACAGGAAGTATCGACGACGCCATTCTCCTGTTAATAGATCTCCTTCTTTGGATG GAAGTCCGAAGCATGATCGTAGCTCTAGTCCGGTAGTTCCGAGGGAGGATGTTTCTAAAGCTTCACAGAGAAGGAAGGATGAAGAGAAAGAACTGAACCGGGATTCTGGGAGGAGTCGGTATGAGAAGAATGGAGATTCGTGTAGACATTCTGATGGATATTCTTCCAGGAGTTCTCATGGGTATTCTAGGAATGATGATTATAGTAGACGTGACAGGCGTGTGGATGATGGAGAAAGACATTATCAGGTGTCTTCCCCTTCTGATAGGGAGTTGAAGGATGGTGAGCATGGTAGGTCAAGGGATTATGCGCGAAATGTGGAGAAATATTCTTGTGACAGATATGATAATTCAGGGCATAGAAGGAGGGATAAAGAGAGAGAATCATCGGAGCATCAGAAGTTGAAAGATAAGGACTTTTCGCCTGATATAGTTGGATCTGGTAGGAAATATACAAGCCCAGCTTCTGAAGAGAAGGATAGGTATCGGAACAGGCGAGACAGAGATGTTCGTGATGAGAGAAGAGATCATCACAGTTCTGGAGATCATAAAAGTGATCGTTCTTCTTACTATGAGGAAACCCGATGGCATCGAAATGACTCTTCTGGAAGGGATGGTGGACATCGCCTTAGAGAACATTATAAGAATGACCCAAAGGAATTGAATAGtcagaaggaaaagaagaaacatgATAACCGGGGAAATAGCAGGGAAAACAATCGGCACTGTAAAGCACCAGGGCAGACAAGTGATGATAAATCTATTTCTGGGAGTGAAAATCAAGAATCTCCTgccaaaaagccaaaaaaaattagctCTAACAAGGACCCTGTTTACAATGGAGATG TTAATGAAAAGCAGCCTTCAAGTTCATTGCTGTCCCAGGAGGTTGATAACAAGATCAATGAAAGACAAACACATGCCAATAGTTCAGAGGCTGCTAAGGACTTCGATGCTGCAAAGGTTGCTGCTATGAAAGCTGCTGAATTAG TTAACAGGAACCTAGTTGGCGGGGGCTTTATGTCTACCGAGCAAAAGAAGAAGCTGCTTTGGGGGAATAAAAAGAGTGCTGCTCCGGAAGAG GCTGGTCGCCAGTGGGATACTGCTATGTTTGGCGATCGTGACAGACAAGAGAAATTCAACAAACTCTTG TTTCAGAGTCTGAGTCTGCGTTGGTGCCTATGGCCAATTATAGGGTTTAAAGGGAGATGTAAAGGTGGAGCACAAACCCGACAGTCAAGATGCGGAGAAACAAAAGGAACTCCAGATGGATCTAGAGAAACAATATACTGCCGGGCTTCGACGAAGAGATGGCCGCACTGTTGGATTGGGTCTTTGAGCATCTGTTTAAGATCTTACCAAACACTGTTTTCTGATATCTTGTTGCAATTCTGTGCAAGAATCACGATTCCTGCAAAACTATATTTGATCGTCGTGCATGCCCTTGGACATCTAACATTTTGTCGAAATAATGGTCTCCCAAGAGAGGTGTTTCATCTTTTGATCCAGGTTTTGCGGAAGTGTTCGCGTTTGTTGCAATTTTTGCATGGTTGTTCGGTTGTGCACTATATTGCAACTGACAAGTACCATAGGCTTGCCAAGCCACTCTTAAAGGGAAGTTGGCATtaa